One region of Salvia miltiorrhiza cultivar Shanhuang (shh) chromosome 3, IMPLAD_Smil_shh, whole genome shotgun sequence genomic DNA includes:
- the LOC131016814 gene encoding putative late blight resistance protein homolog R1C-3 isoform X1 produces the protein MAAYAALVSLMHIIDTIEHHPSPPISIDKQQVESLTQIVTFLQEFLESYKSPVADGDEADPLEMRIVDAAHAVEDVIESHIVNVIELGRSSPNEEFLQGYVVDAAHAAEEVNSREEVSCIDFYEDLQQVIEEMNVIKKEAMETSAEAQLQRKVSSTHAGSLTSSSTVKESKMVGFDDVQLQLLDWLTGGNRNRQIIPITGMGGIGKTTLARHIFEHALVKEHFDIRAWTTISQTYNVRETLRQVLHQVSGDLRSDLSEEDLGVKLRKYLLSRSKYLIILDDMWSVEVWEKMMVFFPDKNDGSRIVVTTRLSNLATELTNSNSIGMRFLDDICSWSLFSKTVFGDEGFPLHLEEIGKKIVGKCKGLPLSIVVIGGLLAKSELTLEYWEHIEENLSSVVNSENDEYCLRVLKLSYDHLPAYLKPCFLYMGMFGEDQRIGVSELMRLGVSEGFLKPIINKSSKTIAKEYLKELVDRNLILVHALGAVGNIKYCKMHDLVRDLSFQEAEKQRFYYLLGQHCPRGINSQRRIVIPRSTSAMTVRDAMETMSSHARSFICGAYTDCRLLDFRFLRTLSSSKYLEENVFQLVNLRYLKAVVGEGFQIPSSISLLWNLHTLIVSCWGGEPTTAPVEIWKMHQLKHVDVCGGIYLPDPRSGHSDVMMENLETLKGVIDFNLNEEVVKRIPNIKKLWITYEDKVMEGVKCLSYLQCLSKLESLRCFFRYGSDAGYLHSISFPHSLKKLFLQCGKFHLEEILEKIASLPLLEKLRLSYGQFATRSWEIFEGQFPSLKYLRLDDCMKMECWTLEGSCLPRLEQLHLSFMVLKDFPSEIGEIPNLKSIQLKYCSESMAVSLKKIVDEQEELQGDPSFHVLIRSRKVSQELQSLATPNFRVVKL, from the exons ATGGCGGCATATGCAGCCTTGGTTTCTCTTATGCATATCATCGATACAATCGAGCATCACCCTTCCCCTCCGATTTCTATAGACAAACAACAAGTTGAATCTCTCACTCAAATTGTTACCTTTTTGCAGGAATTTCTTGAAAGTTATAAGTCCCCTGTTGCTGACGGAGATGAAGCCGATCCGCTGGAGATGCGTATTGTAGATGCAGCTCATGCCGTTGAAGATGTTATCGAATCACATATTGTGAACGTGATTGAACTGGGTAGATCTAGTCCCAATGAA GAATTTCTCCAAGGCTATGTTGTAGATGCAGCTCATGCGGCTGAAGAAGTGAATTCTAGAGAGGAAGTCAGTTGCATCGACTTCTATGAAGATCTACAGCAAGTGATAGAAGAAATGAATGTGATCAAGAAGGAAGCCATGGAGACTTCAGCTGAAGCTCAGCTGCAGAGAAAGGTCTCCTCGACTCATGCTGGCTCCTTGACGTCCTCTTCCACTGTGAAGGAAAGCAAGATGGTGGGGTTTGATGACGTGCAACTTCAACTCTTGGATTGGCTCACTGGAGGGAACCGTAACCGCCAAATCATCCCAATCACAGGGATGGGCGGGattggtaagaccactcttgcccgACATATATTTGAGCATGCCCTTGTCAAGGAGCATTTTGATATTCGTGCATGGACTACAATTTCTCAAACTTATAATGTTAGAGAAACACTTAGACAAGTTCTTCACCAAGTGAGTGGAGATTTGAGGAGTGATCTGAGTGAGGAAGATTTAGGAGTGAAATTACGCAAGTATTTACTGTCTAGGAGCAAGTATCTCATAATattggatgatatgtggagtgtAGAGGTGTGGGAAAAGATGATGGTTTTCTTTCCTGATAAGAATGATGGGAGTCGAATAGTCGTAACAACTAGGCTCTCAAACTTGGCTACTGAATTGACAAACTCCAACAGCATTGGTATGAGATTTTTAGATGATATTTGTAGCTGGAGTTTGTTCTCCAAAACTGTATTTGGGGACGAGGGTTTTCCTCTTCATCTCGAGGAAATCGGAAAGAAAATTGTGGGGAAGTGTAAGGGACTTCCTTTGTCGATTGTTGTGATTGGCGGTCTTTTGGCAAAGTCCGAACTTACACTGGAATATTGGGAGCACATAGAGGAAAACTTAAGCTCAGTAGTGAATTCTGAGAATGACGAATATTGCTTGAGAGTATTGAAACTGAGCTATGACCATTTGCCTGCGTATCTAAAGCCTTGTTTTTTGTACATGGGGATGTTTGGGGAAGATCAGAGAATTGGAGTCTCAGAACTCATGAGGCTAGGGGTTTCTGAAGGCTTTCTTAAACCAATAATCAATAAAAGCTCGAAAACAATTGCCAAGGAGTATTTGAAGGAACTAGTCGATAGAAACCTCATTCTAGTTCATGCGTTAGGGGCAGTTGGGAATATAAAGTACTGCAAAATGCATGATTTAGTGAGAGATCTTTCAtttcaagaagctgaaaagcAGAGGTTTTATTATTTGTTAGGGCAACATTGTCCTCGAGGGATAAATAGTCAACGCCGCATTGTTATTCCCAGAAGCACTTCAGCTATGACAGTCCGGGATGCCATGGAAACTATGTCGTCACATGCTCGTTCTTTCATATGTGGTGCTTATACAGATTGTCGATTGCTAGATTTTAGATTTTTGAGGACATTGAGTTCCAGCAAGTATTTAGAAGAAAATGTGTTTCAATTGGTGAACTTGAGGTACCTTAAGGCTGTAGTTGGTGAGGGGTTCCAAATCCCTTCTTCAATTAGTCTGCTCTGGAATCTACACACACTAATTGTTTCTTGTTGGGGTGGTGAACCTACAACTGCACCAGTAGAAATTTGGAAAATGCATCAGCTTAAGCATGTCGATGTATGTGGAGGAATCTATCTCCCAGATCCTCGGAGCGGGCATAGTGATGTTATGATGGAGAATCTAGAGACGCTCAAAGGAGTGATTGATTTCAACTTGAATGAAGAAGTGGTTAAGAGAATTCCCAATATCAAGAAACTGTGGATAACATACGAGGATAAAGTAATGGAGGGAGTGAAGTGCCTTAGCTATCTTCAATGTCTGAGTAAGCTGGAAAGCTTGAGGTGCTTTTTTAGATATGGAAGTGATGCTGGGTATCTGCACAGTATTAGCTTCCCGCACTCACTCAAGAAGCTGTTTCTTCAATGCGGAAAGTTCCATTTGGAGGAAATTCTGGAAAAGATAGCTTCATTACCACTTCTTGAGAAGCTCCGACTGAGTTATGGGCAGTTTGCAACACGCAGTTGGGAAATATTTGAAGGCCAATTCCCCAGCCTCAAATACTTGAGATTGGATGATTGTATGAAAATGGAATGTTGGACGTTAGAGGGCTCCTGCTTGCCACGCCTTGAGCAACTTCATCTCTCGTTCATGGTATTGAAGGATTTCCCTTCCGAAATTGGAGAAATACCAAACCTCAAATCAATTCAATTGAAGTATTGCAGTGAATCAATGGCTGTGTCTTTGAAAAAGATAGTAGATGAACAAGAGGAATTACAAGGGGACCCATCATTTCATGTTCTAATTAGATCACGCAAGGTCAGCCAAGAACTACAGAGCTTGGCAACTCCCAACTTTCGAGTAGTCAAATTGTAG
- the LOC131016814 gene encoding putative late blight resistance protein homolog R1C-3 isoform X2, whose translation MNVIKKEAMETSAEAQLQRKVSSTHAGSLTSSSTVKESKMVGFDDVQLQLLDWLTGGNRNRQIIPITGMGGIGKTTLARHIFEHALVKEHFDIRAWTTISQTYNVRETLRQVLHQVSGDLRSDLSEEDLGVKLRKYLLSRSKYLIILDDMWSVEVWEKMMVFFPDKNDGSRIVVTTRLSNLATELTNSNSIGMRFLDDICSWSLFSKTVFGDEGFPLHLEEIGKKIVGKCKGLPLSIVVIGGLLAKSELTLEYWEHIEENLSSVVNSENDEYCLRVLKLSYDHLPAYLKPCFLYMGMFGEDQRIGVSELMRLGVSEGFLKPIINKSSKTIAKEYLKELVDRNLILVHALGAVGNIKYCKMHDLVRDLSFQEAEKQRFYYLLGQHCPRGINSQRRIVIPRSTSAMTVRDAMETMSSHARSFICGAYTDCRLLDFRFLRTLSSSKYLEENVFQLVNLRYLKAVVGEGFQIPSSISLLWNLHTLIVSCWGGEPTTAPVEIWKMHQLKHVDVCGGIYLPDPRSGHSDVMMENLETLKGVIDFNLNEEVVKRIPNIKKLWITYEDKVMEGVKCLSYLQCLSKLESLRCFFRYGSDAGYLHSISFPHSLKKLFLQCGKFHLEEILEKIASLPLLEKLRLSYGQFATRSWEIFEGQFPSLKYLRLDDCMKMECWTLEGSCLPRLEQLHLSFMVLKDFPSEIGEIPNLKSIQLKYCSESMAVSLKKIVDEQEELQGDPSFHVLIRSRKVSQELQSLATPNFRVVKL comes from the coding sequence ATGAATGTGATCAAGAAGGAAGCCATGGAGACTTCAGCTGAAGCTCAGCTGCAGAGAAAGGTCTCCTCGACTCATGCTGGCTCCTTGACGTCCTCTTCCACTGTGAAGGAAAGCAAGATGGTGGGGTTTGATGACGTGCAACTTCAACTCTTGGATTGGCTCACTGGAGGGAACCGTAACCGCCAAATCATCCCAATCACAGGGATGGGCGGGattggtaagaccactcttgcccgACATATATTTGAGCATGCCCTTGTCAAGGAGCATTTTGATATTCGTGCATGGACTACAATTTCTCAAACTTATAATGTTAGAGAAACACTTAGACAAGTTCTTCACCAAGTGAGTGGAGATTTGAGGAGTGATCTGAGTGAGGAAGATTTAGGAGTGAAATTACGCAAGTATTTACTGTCTAGGAGCAAGTATCTCATAATattggatgatatgtggagtgtAGAGGTGTGGGAAAAGATGATGGTTTTCTTTCCTGATAAGAATGATGGGAGTCGAATAGTCGTAACAACTAGGCTCTCAAACTTGGCTACTGAATTGACAAACTCCAACAGCATTGGTATGAGATTTTTAGATGATATTTGTAGCTGGAGTTTGTTCTCCAAAACTGTATTTGGGGACGAGGGTTTTCCTCTTCATCTCGAGGAAATCGGAAAGAAAATTGTGGGGAAGTGTAAGGGACTTCCTTTGTCGATTGTTGTGATTGGCGGTCTTTTGGCAAAGTCCGAACTTACACTGGAATATTGGGAGCACATAGAGGAAAACTTAAGCTCAGTAGTGAATTCTGAGAATGACGAATATTGCTTGAGAGTATTGAAACTGAGCTATGACCATTTGCCTGCGTATCTAAAGCCTTGTTTTTTGTACATGGGGATGTTTGGGGAAGATCAGAGAATTGGAGTCTCAGAACTCATGAGGCTAGGGGTTTCTGAAGGCTTTCTTAAACCAATAATCAATAAAAGCTCGAAAACAATTGCCAAGGAGTATTTGAAGGAACTAGTCGATAGAAACCTCATTCTAGTTCATGCGTTAGGGGCAGTTGGGAATATAAAGTACTGCAAAATGCATGATTTAGTGAGAGATCTTTCAtttcaagaagctgaaaagcAGAGGTTTTATTATTTGTTAGGGCAACATTGTCCTCGAGGGATAAATAGTCAACGCCGCATTGTTATTCCCAGAAGCACTTCAGCTATGACAGTCCGGGATGCCATGGAAACTATGTCGTCACATGCTCGTTCTTTCATATGTGGTGCTTATACAGATTGTCGATTGCTAGATTTTAGATTTTTGAGGACATTGAGTTCCAGCAAGTATTTAGAAGAAAATGTGTTTCAATTGGTGAACTTGAGGTACCTTAAGGCTGTAGTTGGTGAGGGGTTCCAAATCCCTTCTTCAATTAGTCTGCTCTGGAATCTACACACACTAATTGTTTCTTGTTGGGGTGGTGAACCTACAACTGCACCAGTAGAAATTTGGAAAATGCATCAGCTTAAGCATGTCGATGTATGTGGAGGAATCTATCTCCCAGATCCTCGGAGCGGGCATAGTGATGTTATGATGGAGAATCTAGAGACGCTCAAAGGAGTGATTGATTTCAACTTGAATGAAGAAGTGGTTAAGAGAATTCCCAATATCAAGAAACTGTGGATAACATACGAGGATAAAGTAATGGAGGGAGTGAAGTGCCTTAGCTATCTTCAATGTCTGAGTAAGCTGGAAAGCTTGAGGTGCTTTTTTAGATATGGAAGTGATGCTGGGTATCTGCACAGTATTAGCTTCCCGCACTCACTCAAGAAGCTGTTTCTTCAATGCGGAAAGTTCCATTTGGAGGAAATTCTGGAAAAGATAGCTTCATTACCACTTCTTGAGAAGCTCCGACTGAGTTATGGGCAGTTTGCAACACGCAGTTGGGAAATATTTGAAGGCCAATTCCCCAGCCTCAAATACTTGAGATTGGATGATTGTATGAAAATGGAATGTTGGACGTTAGAGGGCTCCTGCTTGCCACGCCTTGAGCAACTTCATCTCTCGTTCATGGTATTGAAGGATTTCCCTTCCGAAATTGGAGAAATACCAAACCTCAAATCAATTCAATTGAAGTATTGCAGTGAATCAATGGCTGTGTCTTTGAAAAAGATAGTAGATGAACAAGAGGAATTACAAGGGGACCCATCATTTCATGTTCTAATTAGATCACGCAAGGTCAGCCAAGAACTACAGAGCTTGGCAACTCCCAACTTTCGAGTAGTCAAATTGTAG